The nucleotide window TAAGACTGTGGTCTGATTGGGAGGATTTGAGAAGGTTGGTTCTTGAACAGGTATACGGAACTGGGAAGCGGAAGCGGGCGGTAGCGAGGGTATTCCTTCGGCCTGGCGAGGGTAAGATAACCGTCAATAAGCGTGATTTCGAGGGTTACTTCCCCAATGTTAGGCTTCGGAAGCTTGCGCTTGCTCCACTCATGGATACTGAGATGCTGGACAAGTTCGACATTTACGCGACAGTCCAGTCCGGCGGGATTGCAGGTCAGTCGGGAGCGCTGAGGCACGGCATCGCGAGAGCCCTTGTCGTGCATGATGCGAGTCTGCGACTTGTCTTGAAGCAGAAGGGCTATCTGACACGTGATTCCCGCGTGAAGGAGCGCAAGAAATATGGCCAGCGCGGAGCGAGGGCGAGGTACCAGTTCTCCAAGAGATAAGCCTTAGTTGCGCCTCAAGAGTCCGTGGTCGATTGGGAGCGTGACTTTTGGTCTATGCCGTGGAATGTGAATAACAACTTGCTGCATCGTGGCATCCTGAGTAGGGCGTGTGTCGTTCTATTAGTATGCAGCGGGAATAGATCGGGATTGACATAGTAATAGGAGGATTGCAGTTGACACTGACAACCATGAAAGAGCTTCTCGAGGCGGGAATGCATTTTGGGCACCAGACGAAGCGCTGGAACCCCAAGATGTGGCGGTATATTTTCGCCGAACGCAATGGGATATACATTATAGACCTTCAGAAGACCGTCAGGCTGTTACGGCGTGCCCATGATTTCGTGGTCAGCCTGGGTCAGCAGAACAAGCCGATGCTCATGGTGGGGACGAAACGTCAGGCGTCGTTGTCTGTTGAGGAACAGGCCCGGCGGGCCGGGGCGTTTTACGTAACCCACCGCTGGTTGGGTGGGATGCTGACGAACTTCGAGACAGTGAAGAAGTCGATAGAGAAGATGCGCAAGATGCGTGAGACGGCCAATAGCGACCAGATCGATCTTATGCCAAAGAAGGAGGCGATAAGGCTTAGAAAGGACCTTTTCAAGCTTGAGCGCAACCTTGGTGGGATAGAGAACATGACGGGCCCGCCCGGCGCTATGTTCATAGTTGACCCTAGAAAGGAAAAGATCGCAGTAGCGGAGGCTCGACGCTGTCGCGTGCCCACAATTGCGATTGTTGACACGAACTGCGATCCGGACCTGATCGACTACGTTATTCCGGGCAATGATGACGCCATAAGGTCGATCAAGCTTGTGTCCTCAAAAATCGCTGATGCTTACGTTGAGGGTCAGATGGGACGCAAGGACCTTGAGGAGGAGTGTGAGGAGGCCGTTGCTGTCGATGATTTCGCAGGAGAGGGGTCGGTTGGCGAGGGTGCGGGGCAGGCAAGCCAAGAAAGTTCAGTTTAGGAGTTTTGGATGCCAGAAGTAACAGTTGACATGATCAAGGCTCTGCGGCAGAAGACCAACTGCGGGATAATGGACTGCAAACGTGCGTTGGTCGAGGTAGATGGTGATGAGGCGAAGGCGATAGGGTTACTTCGCAAGCAGGGCTTGGCAAAGGCAGTCGAGCGGAGGGATAGGTTAGCTTCAGAGGGGGCCATATTCTCTTATGTGCATCACGATGGTAGGCTCGGCGTTCTTCTTCAGATGAACTGCGAGACGGATTTCGTGGCCAGAACAGACGAGTTTAGGCAGTTAGGGTCTGAGCTTTGCTTGCAGGTAGCTGCGAGCGATCCACATTATGTATCTCAGGAGGATATTCCGGAGGATGTGCTTGAATCTGAGAGGAACATATACCGTGAGCAGGCCGGCAAGATGGGCAAGCCCAAGAACGTCATCGACCGGATAGTTGATGGCAAGTTGAAGAGCTTTTACGAACAGGTTT belongs to bacterium and includes:
- the rpsB gene encoding 30S ribosomal protein S2 translates to MTLTTMKELLEAGMHFGHQTKRWNPKMWRYIFAERNGIYIIDLQKTVRLLRRAHDFVVSLGQQNKPMLMVGTKRQASLSVEEQARRAGAFYVTHRWLGGMLTNFETVKKSIEKMRKMRETANSDQIDLMPKKEAIRLRKDLFKLERNLGGIENMTGPPGAMFIVDPRKEKIAVAEARRCRVPTIAIVDTNCDPDLIDYVIPGNDDAIRSIKLVSSKIADAYVEGQMGRKDLEEECEEAVAVDDFAGEGSVGEGAGQASQESSV
- the rpsI gene encoding 30S ribosomal protein S9; this translates as MVLEQVYGTGKRKRAVARVFLRPGEGKITVNKRDFEGYFPNVRLRKLALAPLMDTEMLDKFDIYATVQSGGIAGQSGALRHGIARALVVHDASLRLVLKQKGYLTRDSRVKERKKYGQRGARARYQFSKR
- the tsf gene encoding translation elongation factor Ts — protein: MPEVTVDMIKALRQKTNCGIMDCKRALVEVDGDEAKAIGLLRKQGLAKAVERRDRLASEGAIFSYVHHDGRLGVLLQMNCETDFVARTDEFRQLGSELCLQVAASDPHYVSQEDIPEDVLESERNIYREQAGKMGKPKNVIDRIVDGKLKSFYEQVCLLDQTFVKEPNDRIGHMIDELSSKLGEKIEVGRFSRFEISKG